In Lacibacter sp. H375, one DNA window encodes the following:
- a CDS encoding porin family protein, with amino-acid sequence MQRSILCDAVKHLFLLILCLSVYQPGFTQESPSKVSFGLKGGFGLANISGSVTDEYGGTFSYNSRASVFSGLRLFVPIGENGLFIPEMVLTLKGAKEKRSQPANSPDYYEYSYSLNMFYVELPLNVTYRKATKAGQFFAGGGPSPAITINDNGPAYSPAKSFDLGINLLTGYQFPIGFTLELNYTHGLINISGNGNANLKNSNLGFSLGYVF; translated from the coding sequence ATGCAACGATCAATTTTATGTGATGCTGTAAAACATCTCTTTTTGTTGATCCTTTGTCTATCTGTTTATCAACCCGGTTTTACTCAAGAATCACCCTCTAAAGTTTCTTTTGGACTTAAGGGCGGGTTTGGATTAGCTAACATCAGCGGTTCTGTTACTGATGAATACGGCGGAACGTTTTCTTACAACAGCAGAGCTTCAGTGTTTAGTGGACTAAGATTATTTGTTCCGATTGGAGAGAACGGCCTGTTCATACCTGAAATGGTGTTGACATTAAAAGGCGCCAAAGAAAAACGCAGCCAGCCTGCCAACTCACCCGATTACTATGAGTATAGTTATTCACTGAACATGTTTTACGTAGAACTTCCACTTAATGTTACCTATAGAAAAGCTACAAAAGCAGGGCAGTTCTTTGCAGGAGGTGGTCCTTCCCCGGCAATAACTATTAATGATAATGGTCCGGCGTACAGTCCCGCTAAATCATTTGACCTCGGCATTAATCTTCTTACAGGGTATCAATTCCCAATCGGATTTACTTTAGAACTAAACTATACGCATGGACTAATCAATATCAGCGGTAATGGCAATGCCAATTTAAAGAACAGCAATCTTGGTTTTTCCCTTGGCTACGTTTTCTAA